From Haloarcula sp. CBA1127, a single genomic window includes:
- a CDS encoding b(o/a)3-type cytochrome-c oxidase subunit 1: MVFVDSYPKTSKLVRSEFLVSFIALGIGALFGVIQALHRTGVFRGFVSSADYYTILTGHGVLLALVFTTFFIAGLFTWAVASSLERELPHRIAWSAFWIMLTGTVLAAVSIIGGIVGSPSILGHDLEADVLFTFYAPMKAHPAFYIGAALIIVGSWVAGLAYFKSLWEWRSENPGERIPLQTFMVLTTMLMWYVSTIGVAVEVVAFLIPWSLGLIQNVDPLLTRTLFWYFGHPVVYFWLMPAYLVWYTILPKLAGGRLFSDPLARVVFVAFLLLSTPVGFHHQYTDPGIPSGYKFIAMTNTMFLLLPSLLTAFTVVASVEHGARQRGAKGYLSWLRNLPWGKPAFAGCMLAGLMFAAGGFSGMINAGMNINYLIHNTIWVPGHFHLTVGTAFALTAMAISYWLVPQITGKKLRQRSIATLQPYVWFVGMAVMSNAMHRAGLAGIPRRTAEPTYDEFAFEGVAGTVGEMRLQIAIGGFLLFVGAAMFLIVMADTLLARRGGTLSVNGHIPEPLSGADHSPRILDNYKLWTAIALLLIVIAYGPPLASMVADGLFAPGSPPIPV; the protein is encoded by the coding sequence ATGGTGTTCGTCGACTCCTATCCGAAAACGTCGAAGCTCGTCCGTAGCGAGTTCCTCGTCTCGTTCATCGCGCTCGGAATCGGTGCGCTGTTCGGCGTCATCCAGGCGCTCCATCGCACCGGCGTGTTCCGGGGCTTCGTCAGTTCAGCCGACTACTACACGATTCTGACGGGCCACGGCGTCCTGCTGGCGCTCGTGTTTACCACGTTCTTCATCGCGGGACTGTTCACGTGGGCTGTCGCTAGCAGTCTCGAACGCGAGCTACCACATCGAATCGCCTGGTCGGCCTTCTGGATAATGCTCACGGGGACAGTGCTTGCGGCCGTGTCCATCATCGGCGGTATCGTCGGTTCGCCGTCGATTCTGGGTCACGACCTCGAAGCGGACGTGCTGTTTACCTTCTACGCCCCGATGAAGGCGCACCCGGCGTTCTACATCGGCGCCGCGCTCATCATCGTCGGCTCGTGGGTCGCCGGCCTCGCGTACTTCAAGTCCCTGTGGGAGTGGCGCTCTGAGAACCCGGGTGAACGCATTCCCCTGCAGACGTTCATGGTCCTGACGACGATGCTGATGTGGTACGTCTCCACCATCGGCGTCGCCGTCGAGGTCGTCGCCTTCCTCATTCCGTGGTCGCTCGGGCTCATCCAGAACGTCGACCCGCTGCTGACGCGGACGCTGTTCTGGTACTTCGGCCACCCAGTCGTGTACTTCTGGCTCATGCCGGCGTACCTCGTCTGGTACACGATCCTGCCGAAGCTGGCCGGCGGGCGACTGTTCAGTGACCCGCTGGCCCGCGTGGTCTTCGTCGCCTTCCTGCTGCTCTCGACCCCGGTCGGCTTCCACCACCAGTACACCGACCCCGGCATCCCATCGGGATATAAATTCATCGCGATGACGAACACGATGTTCCTGCTGTTGCCCTCGCTGTTGACCGCGTTCACCGTGGTCGCCTCGGTCGAACATGGGGCTCGCCAGCGGGGTGCAAAAGGCTACCTCTCCTGGCTTCGGAATCTACCCTGGGGGAAACCGGCCTTCGCTGGCTGTATGCTCGCCGGTCTGATGTTCGCGGCTGGTGGCTTCTCCGGCATGATCAACGCCGGGATGAACATCAACTACCTCATCCACAACACCATCTGGGTGCCCGGCCACTTCCATCTCACCGTCGGGACTGCGTTCGCGCTGACGGCGATGGCTATCAGCTACTGGCTGGTCCCGCAGATCACCGGGAAGAAACTCCGACAGCGCAGCATCGCTACGCTCCAGCCGTACGTCTGGTTCGTGGGCATGGCAGTGATGTCGAACGCCATGCACCGGGCCGGCCTCGCCGGCATTCCGCGACGGACTGCCGAACCGACGTACGACGAGTTCGCGTTCGAGGGCGTCGCCGGAACGGTCGGCGAAATGCGCCTTCAGATCGCCATCGGCGGCTTCCTGCTGTTCGTCGGCGCGGCGATGTTCCTCATCGTCATGGCCGACACCCTGCTCGCTCGCCGTGGCGGGACGCTGTCGGTCAACGGCCACATCCCGGAGCCGCTGTCCGGCGCGGACCACAGCCCGCGTATCCTGGACAACTACAAGCTCTGGACGGCGATTGCCCTGCTGCTCATCGTCATCGCCTACGGGCCGCCACTTGCCAGTATGGTCGCTGACGGACTGTTCGCGCCCGGTAGCCCGCCGATCCCGGTCTAA